The window ACAGCAGCCATGCAGAACACCGCGACTATCATCTGAATTTCCTCGATGGCTATAAGCTGTATCATCACGATGCAGATCACAATGAACACAATCACCAATGCCAGTACTGCACCGTTTACGGTGATTTAGTCATGCCTCCGGTTTTTGGCGTCGCAGAGGTTTTTGACCGCGTGCAGGTGCGCTTAATCGCCTTTGAGCAGGCGTTTAAGCATGTCTATTTTGCGCTGCAAAAGCTTTATCTTATGCCCCAGGGAAGGGCGCCTCCAGCTGCTTTGTTCTAAATGATTTTGCGGCCTTATGCCTGTGCATAAGGCCTTCAGAAAGTTTTAACAGAGACAGAATATGCATCAACTATTCATTTCCCACGCGATGGGGAAACAGACAGCCTATGCCTTGGATTTGGCCAGCAGGGCAGCGCGGGTTATCAAAATTCAACATACTTGCAGTTTTATGCAGGCTTATACTGTAAAAGCTTCAGTTCAAACAAATGCTGCTTCGCGCCTGGCGCAGCCGCAATCACCACTTTATAAAATGCTAAAGGTGATGTTATGAGTTTAGGTCTAACTGCACTGGAATTGGCGCGAATTCAATTCGCTTTTACCGTTTCGTTTCATATTATCTTTCCTTCAATTTCCATTGGCCTAGCCAGTTTTCTTGCTGTTTTAGAATGGCGCTGGCTGAGAACGGGCAACCCTGTTTTCCAAGACCTGTTTAAGTTCTGGGTCAAAATTTTTGCAGTCGCTTTTGGCATGGGCGTGGTTTCCGGTGTGGTCATGAGCTATCAGTTCGGCACCAACTGGAGCGAGTTCTCGCGCGTTGCCGGCAGCGTGACTGGCCCTTTGCTGGCCTATGAAGTGCTGAGCGCTTTCTTTCTGGAAGCTGGATTCCTCGGCATTATGCTGTTCGGTTGGGGGCGCGTGGGCAAGCATGCGCATTTCTTCGCAACGCTTATGGTGGCGGTCGGCACCTGTATTTCCATGTTCTGGATTTTATCCTCCAACAGCTGGATGCAGACTCCGCAAGGCTTCAGCATTGAAAACGGCATTATTGTGCCGCAGGACTGGTTTGCCATTGTATTTAACCCGTCGTTCCCGTACCGCTTGGCGCATATGGCCGCGGCTGCATTTCTGGTGTCCGCCTTGCTGGTTGCGGCGACAGCCGGCTGGCATTTGCTGAAAGGGCGCCGTGACGCTTTGGTGAAAACTTCATTTTCTATGGCACTGTGGATGATTTTGGCCTTGGCGCCGCTGCAGGCATTGATTGGCGACAACCACGGTTTAAATACCCTAAAGCATCAGCCTGCCAAACTGGCGGCCATTGAAGGCCACTGGGAAACCAATAAAGATGAAGGCATGCCTTTGTATTTATTCGGCATTCCAGATATGGAAGCTGAAGAAACCAAATATGCCATCGGCATTCCGAATCTCGGCAGCCTGATCATGACGCACAGCATGGACGGCGAAGTCAAAGGCCTGAAAGAGTTTGCGCCGGAAGACCGTCCAAATTCTCTGGTGGTGTTCTGGAGCTTCCGGATTATGGTGGGCATGGGCCTGCTGATGATTTTGCTGGCGGTCTCTGCGCTGTTTTTGCGCAAAGGCGGCAAGCTGTATGAAAACAAATGGCTGCACCGCTTTGCCTTTGCCATGGGGCCTTCAGGCTTTATCGCCTTGCTTGCCGGCTGGTTCACAACAGAAGTGGGCCGCCAGCCGTGGGTAGTTTATGGCGTTATGCGCACGGCCGATGGCCTGTCGCCGGTATCTGCCGAGCAGGTGGGCTTAACGTTAATCATTTTTGTTCTGGTGTACTGCGTTGTATTCGGCGTCGGCATTTACTACATGCTGAAACTGATGCACAAAGGCCCTGAATTCATTCATTCCGCGCCGCACAGCGAGGCGGAAGTCATTCAGGCATCGAACCGCCCGTTAAGCAGCATTGATGAAGACCTTGATGCGCCAAGCGCTCAGCAGCAGGAGAATGGCAAATGATTGATTTATCTTTAATCTGGATTGTAATTATTGCCATTGGCGTGCTGATTTATGTGGTGCTGGATGGCTTTGACTTAGGCATCGGCATTCTTTTTCCTTTCATTAAAGGCAAGGAAGAGCGCGATGTAATGATGAATACCGTTGCGCCGGTTTGGGACGGCAATGAAACCTGGATGGTGCTGGGCGGCGCATCGCTGTACGCGGCTTTTCCTCTGGTGTATTCAACCGTGCTGTCTGCGCTGTATTTTCCGATTATTTTAATGGTGGTTGCGCTGATTTTCCGCGGTGTAGCCTTTGAATTCCGCTTCAAGGCAAACAAGAGCCGGCACTGGTGGGACAAAGCCTTTATCGGCGGTTCCATTCTCGCCAGCTTTTTCCAAGGCATGATTTTAGGCGCCTATATTCAAGGCATTAAAACTGCCAATGGCGTATATGTAGGCGGCGGACTAGACTGGCTTAGCCCATTTACCATCTTTGTCGGCATTGGAGTTGTGGTGCTGTATGCGGCCTTAGGCTGCGGCTGGCTGATTTTCAAGACAGATCACGCGCTGCAAGACCGCATGTATCAGCTGATGCCGAAGATGATTATTGCCTTATTCATTATTTTCGGCTGTGTCAGTATTTATACGCCAATGGCGCATCCTGAAATCGCTACGCGCTGGTTCAGCCAGCCGCAGCTGATGTATTTCAGCCCGGTGCCGGTACTGGTGCTTCTATTTACCTATCTGGCTTTGCGCGCATGCAGGCAGCGCAAAGAGCTGAGCCCGTTTGTTTATACGCTGGCGCTGGTTTTCTTGGCCTATACCGGATTCATCATCAGCCTGTGGCCGTATGTCATTCCGCCATCGGTCACCATTTGGCAGGCGGCCGCGCCGCAAAGCAGCCAGCTGTTTGCGCTCATTGGCGCTTTGCTGCTGATCCCCGTTATTTTGATTTACACCGGCCTGTCTTATTGGGTATTCCGCGACAAAGTCCGGGTTGGCGATGACGGCTACCATTAAGCGAAAATGGAGAATGTGAATGAAGCTTTCAAAAACACAGTGGTTTATTGCGCTGTATTTGGGCGGCTTTTTGGCGCTGGCAGTTGTTGCCGGCGCATTCAGGCTGCTGATTCAGCTGGCTTATCCTTAAAATAAAGCGGGG is drawn from Acinetobacter sp. WCHAc010034 and contains these coding sequences:
- a CDS encoding DUF2474 family protein; this translates as MKLSKTQWFIALYLGGFLALAVVAGAFRLLIQLAYP
- a CDS encoding DUF2946 domain-containing protein, which encodes MFTRGGLLLAAAAILLQIAVYLQPLLPEQYHIAPVCMSITHNLLSISTHHQHVQAASLHSSHAEHRDYHLNFLDGYKLYHHDADHNEHNHQCQYCTVYGDLVMPPVFGVAEVFDRVQVRLIAFEQAFKHVYFALQKLYLMPQGRAPPAALF
- a CDS encoding cytochrome ubiquinol oxidase subunit I, giving the protein MSLGLTALELARIQFAFTVSFHIIFPSISIGLASFLAVLEWRWLRTGNPVFQDLFKFWVKIFAVAFGMGVVSGVVMSYQFGTNWSEFSRVAGSVTGPLLAYEVLSAFFLEAGFLGIMLFGWGRVGKHAHFFATLMVAVGTCISMFWILSSNSWMQTPQGFSIENGIIVPQDWFAIVFNPSFPYRLAHMAAAAFLVSALLVAATAGWHLLKGRRDALVKTSFSMALWMILALAPLQALIGDNHGLNTLKHQPAKLAAIEGHWETNKDEGMPLYLFGIPDMEAEETKYAIGIPNLGSLIMTHSMDGEVKGLKEFAPEDRPNSLVVFWSFRIMVGMGLLMILLAVSALFLRKGGKLYENKWLHRFAFAMGPSGFIALLAGWFTTEVGRQPWVVYGVMRTADGLSPVSAEQVGLTLIIFVLVYCVVFGVGIYYMLKLMHKGPEFIHSAPHSEAEVIQASNRPLSSIDEDLDAPSAQQQENGK
- the cydB gene encoding cytochrome d ubiquinol oxidase subunit II; translated protein: MIDLSLIWIVIIAIGVLIYVVLDGFDLGIGILFPFIKGKEERDVMMNTVAPVWDGNETWMVLGGASLYAAFPLVYSTVLSALYFPIILMVVALIFRGVAFEFRFKANKSRHWWDKAFIGGSILASFFQGMILGAYIQGIKTANGVYVGGGLDWLSPFTIFVGIGVVVLYAALGCGWLIFKTDHALQDRMYQLMPKMIIALFIIFGCVSIYTPMAHPEIATRWFSQPQLMYFSPVPVLVLLFTYLALRACRQRKELSPFVYTLALVFLAYTGFIISLWPYVIPPSVTIWQAAAPQSSQLFALIGALLLIPVILIYTGLSYWVFRDKVRVGDDGYH